The Gemmatimonadota bacterium DNA window TTGGATGGTCATGAATCGGATTGGAGGCACGGTGGCCAACGACCTCTTGATCCTTCCGATTTCGATTCTTGTGGCCTTCCTCTACTTCGAGCTGGGTGTAATCGGCCTCTTCGTTGCGCTCCTACCTCTCATCTTCATTCGATACTCATATCTAGCAAAATTCAGGCTCCAGGCGGCCAACCGCGACTTGCTACAGGTGCTGGTCAAAGCGATTGAAACGAGAGATCCGTACACGTCAGGACACTCCATTCGCGTGCAGTCGATCGCCAAGAGCATTGGTGAAGAAATTGGCCTGACCCCGGCCCGACTCGAGGAGCTGGAAACCGCCGCCCTACTCCACGACATCGGAAAGATTGAGGTCGTATATGAAAAGATCCTCCAGAAGCCGGGGGACCTTTCGGAGCAGGAGCGCAAAATCATTGAGTCACATGTGGATCGGGGCGTCGAAATCCTGACTTCACTATCATCATTCAACTCAAGGATCATCGGAGCCGTTCGTCACCACCACGAACTCTACGATGGTTCGGGGTACCCCGACGGGCTCGCTGGGGAAAAGATTCCGGTGTTCGGGCGCATCATCAAGATTTCTGATGCGATTGACGCCATGCTCTCCACGCGGCCGTACAGAGGTGCGTTGCCAATTCAAAAGGTTCGATCAGAGCTCCATGAATTCTCCGGCCGACAGTTTGACCCTAGGCTCGTGCAAGCAGTTGTGGATTCGCAGATTCTCGAGGAACACGCCTCATCCATCGATCTTCAGGTGACGTTGTCTACCCTTGGGACGACCAGGAAAGAAGCGCCAAGAGAGGGCTCACCGAATCCATTGCGCGTGTAACGCAGGGACTTCGGGGGACTCCCCG harbors:
- a CDS encoding HD-GYP domain-containing protein; translated protein: MRPIQIYVGATVAIALVVLQLLDWSALLDLPQDALVGLAALTFLGFFSEASAFTYKMGSSGGSSSLVFLPLVAAMILFGPVPAVAFILVTATIGEFLVRRNPLIRALFNTAQYVNATAVSGLVFSATGGVPLALTASPQQSFDPQIWPVLALGTTSLFLNHLAVAGAITLSQKEKLRRVVWMVMNRIGGTVANDLLILPISILVAFLYFELGVIGLFVALLPLIFIRYSYLAKFRLQAANRDLLQVLVKAIETRDPYTSGHSIRVQSIAKSIGEEIGLTPARLEELETAALLHDIGKIEVVYEKILQKPGDLSEQERKIIESHVDRGVEILTSLSSFNSRIIGAVRHHHELYDGSGYPDGLAGEKIPVFGRIIKISDAIDAMLSTRPYRGALPIQKVRSELHEFSGRQFDPRLVQAVVDSQILEEHASSIDLQVTLSTLGTTRKEAPREGSPNPLRV